In the Flavobacterium acetivorans genome, one interval contains:
- a CDS encoding arsenate reductase family protein has protein sequence MNKIYYISSCDTCRKIIKSLPKGNNLVFRDIKQDSLTPEELEEMYQFTGSYETLFSKKAQLYKSMNLKDKSLTEDDYKNYILEHYTFLSRPVFVIDNKVYIGGSQQNMLQVMKALE, from the coding sequence ATGAACAAAATCTATTACATCTCTTCCTGCGATACTTGCCGAAAAATCATAAAATCTTTACCCAAAGGAAATAATCTTGTTTTTCGCGATATCAAACAGGATTCACTTACACCTGAGGAACTCGAAGAAATGTATCAATTCACGGGCAGTTATGAAACTCTGTTCAGCAAAAAAGCCCAGTTGTACAAATCGATGAACCTAAAGGACAAATCCTTGACCGAGGACGATTATAAAAATTATATTTTAGAACATTATACCTTCTTGAGCAGACCCGTTTTTGTCATTGATAACAAGGTTTACATTGGCGGAAGCCAGCAAAACATGCTTCAAGTAATGAAAGCCTTGGAATAG
- a CDS encoding YicC/YloC family endoribonuclease, with translation MIQSMTGFGKATLQLPTKKITVEIKSLNSKGLDLNVRMPSLYREMELGLRTQIASTLERGKVDFSIFIESTAEQTSTKVNVPIVKGYIEQLRAVYADADETELMKMAIRMPDTMKIERDEIDENDWAQIKNVIEEALQNIATFRKDEGQSLEKEFQLRIGNIRQYMTEALALDPERVQAIKDRLQTAIEELKVNVDENRFEQELIYYLEKLDITEEKVRLTNHLDYFLETINGTEANGRKLGFITQEMGREINTMGSKSNHAQMQKLVVMMKDELEKIKEQVLNVL, from the coding sequence ATGATACAATCAATGACAGGTTTTGGTAAAGCTACTTTGCAATTACCAACCAAAAAAATAACGGTAGAAATAAAATCCTTAAACAGTAAGGGTTTGGATTTGAACGTGAGAATGCCTTCTCTTTACCGTGAAATGGAATTAGGCTTAAGAACCCAAATTGCATCAACACTCGAAAGAGGAAAAGTCGATTTCTCTATTTTTATCGAAAGTACTGCCGAACAAACTTCCACAAAAGTGAATGTGCCAATTGTAAAAGGATATATAGAGCAATTGCGTGCCGTTTATGCTGATGCTGATGAAACTGAACTAATGAAAATGGCGATCCGCATGCCCGATACGATGAAAATTGAACGTGATGAAATTGACGAGAATGATTGGGCGCAAATAAAAAACGTCATCGAAGAGGCTTTGCAAAACATTGCCACATTCAGAAAAGACGAAGGTCAATCTTTAGAAAAAGAATTTCAATTGCGAATAGGAAATATTCGCCAATATATGACCGAAGCTTTAGCACTTGATCCAGAACGTGTTCAGGCTATAAAAGATCGTTTGCAAACAGCCATCGAAGAATTGAAAGTAAACGTTGACGAAAATCGTTTTGAACAAGAATTAATCTATTATTTAGAGAAATTAGATATCACCGAAGAAAAAGTCCGCCTGACCAATCATCTGGATTATTTTCTGGAAACCATCAACGGGACAGAAGCCAACGGCAGAAAACTAGGTTTCATCACTCAAGAAATGGGACGCGAAATCAATACGATGGGCTCTAAATCCAATCATGCACAAATGCAGAAACTAGTTGTGATGATGAAAGACGAATTGGAAAAAATCAAAGAACAGGTTTTAAACGTATTATAG
- the gmk gene encoding guanylate kinase, whose product MSTGGKLIVFSAPSGSGKTTIVRHLLSKEDLNLEFSISAASRDPRGEEVNGKDYYFISTEEFKKHIKNDDFLEWEEVYRDNFYGTLKSEVERIWAKGKNVIFDIDVAGGLRIKHKFPEQTLAVFVKPPSVDELKRRLKERSTESEDKINMRIAKASVELATAPQFDTIIKNYDLEVALEEAYQLVKNFVKE is encoded by the coding sequence ATGAGCACAGGAGGAAAATTAATTGTATTCTCAGCACCTTCGGGATCTGGAAAAACAACCATAGTTAGGCATTTATTAAGCAAAGAAGATTTAAACTTAGAATTTTCGATCTCGGCAGCTTCACGCGACCCAAGAGGAGAAGAAGTAAATGGGAAAGACTATTATTTCATCTCGACCGAAGAATTCAAAAAGCACATCAAAAACGATGATTTTCTGGAATGGGAAGAAGTATACCGTGACAACTTTTACGGAACTTTAAAAAGTGAAGTGGAACGCATTTGGGCCAAAGGAAAAAACGTGATTTTCGATATTGATGTTGCCGGAGGATTGCGAATCAAGCATAAATTCCCTGAACAAACCCTAGCTGTTTTTGTAAAACCACCTAGCGTGGATGAATTAAAAAGAAGACTAAAAGAACGCTCCACCGAAAGCGAAGATAAAATCAATATGCGCATTGCCAAAGCATCAGTCGAACTAGCTACAGCGCCGCAATTTGATACCATCATAAAAAATTACGATTTAGAAGTTGCTTTGGAAGAAGCTTACCAATTAGTTAAAAACTTTGTGAAAGAATAA
- the nadD gene encoding nicotinate (nicotinamide) nucleotide adenylyltransferase — protein sequence MKIGLYFGTFNPIHVGHLIIANHMAENADLDQVWLVVTPHNPLKKKDTLLDDYHRLEMVHLATENFPKLKPSDIEFKLSQPNYTVNTLVHLEEKFPNHAFSLIMGEDNLKSFHKWKNHEVILQNHEIYVYPRISSEAENLDLKNHSKIHLIDAPIVEISSTFIRKSIKEGKNIQPLLPQKVWEYIDHNNFYKK from the coding sequence ATGAAAATCGGATTGTATTTTGGAACTTTTAATCCCATTCATGTTGGCCATTTAATCATTGCCAATCACATGGCCGAAAACGCCGATCTAGACCAGGTGTGGCTCGTAGTCACACCTCATAATCCCCTAAAAAAGAAAGACACACTGCTGGACGATTACCACCGTCTGGAAATGGTGCATCTTGCGACTGAAAATTTCCCAAAATTAAAGCCCTCAGATATTGAATTCAAGCTATCGCAACCTAATTATACGGTAAATACCTTAGTTCATCTGGAAGAGAAATTCCCTAATCATGCGTTTTCTTTGATCATGGGAGAAGACAATTTAAAGTCTTTCCATAAGTGGAAAAACCATGAAGTGATTCTCCAAAATCATGAAATCTATGTTTATCCTAGGATTTCTTCCGAGGCTGAAAATCTGGATTTAAAAAACCATTCCAAAATTCATTTGATTGATGCTCCCATAGTTGAAATTTCTTCCACTTTTATCCGAAAAAGCATCAAGGAAGGTAAGAACATACAACCGTTATTACCCCAAAAAGTTTGGGAATATATTGATCACAATAATTTTTACAAAAAGTAA
- a CDS encoding LysR family transcriptional regulator, with protein sequence MVNLEWYRTFKSVYKNGNFSLAAKELFISQPAVSQQISMLEAHVGYKLFNRKSKGVEPTEYAKLLNNLIIEALDRLENVENGFRAKAFNANRLISIGISKHLMSSIGSALVSKFEFIDFSFHKDDALFELVDSKKLDFAIVSKRYDTFDTIQKKLGAIKQIIVGSTNIDASELKSKIKSKDFNAIEHWLNEQKWYSPDAGIPHIKLFWLHVFNKKRPSMIPNYIIPSEYEMLGILAKNSGIAVVWDSNAKDFIEEKKLQLLWNSKQMPHTEIFLLSGKSDNFNAAFQEIEAELKKVLA encoded by the coding sequence ATGGTTAATCTGGAATGGTATCGAACTTTTAAATCGGTTTATAAAAACGGAAACTTTTCTTTGGCCGCTAAGGAATTGTTTATCAGTCAACCGGCTGTAAGTCAGCAAATATCAATGTTAGAGGCACATGTAGGTTATAAGCTTTTCAATCGAAAGTCGAAAGGGGTGGAACCAACGGAATACGCTAAGTTACTCAATAATTTAATCATTGAGGCTTTAGATCGCTTGGAAAATGTGGAGAATGGTTTTAGAGCCAAAGCATTCAATGCGAATCGATTGATTTCTATTGGGATCTCAAAACATTTGATGAGCAGTATAGGAAGTGCGCTTGTTTCTAAATTTGAATTTATTGATTTTAGCTTTCATAAAGATGACGCACTTTTTGAATTAGTAGATTCTAAAAAACTTGATTTTGCTATTGTTAGCAAGCGATACGATACTTTTGATACAATTCAGAAGAAGCTGGGAGCAATCAAGCAAATTATAGTGGGCTCCACAAACATTGATGCGTCAGAATTGAAATCAAAAATTAAGAGTAAAGATTTTAACGCTATTGAACATTGGTTAAACGAACAAAAATGGTATAGTCCTGATGCCGGCATTCCACATATAAAATTATTTTGGCTGCACGTTTTTAATAAAAAAAGACCGTCGATGATTCCCAATTATATTATTCCGTCAGAATATGAAATGTTGGGAATCCTTGCTAAAAATTCCGGGATTGCAGTAGTTTGGGATAGTAATGCAAAGGATTTTATTGAAGAGAAAAAACTGCAATTGTTATGGAATAGCAAGCAAATGCCTCATACGGAAATCTTTCTTTTATCGGGTAAAAGCGATAATTTTAATGCGGCTTTTCAGGAAATTGAAGCGGAATTAAAAAAAGTATTGGCTTAA
- a CDS encoding type 1 glutamine amidotransferase domain-containing protein: MKKIALLTITILTASCLTATAQKLNKKGMKKVLFVVTSHDKLGNTGEKTGFWTEEFAAPYYELTDKGVQIDIATPLGGQPPIDPKSEDPSAATEDTKRFDNDTALLSKLKNTKKLADVNQADYDAVFYPGGHGPLWDLAEDKTSIALIESFYTHNKPVGFVCHAPGALKNVKVNGAFLVKGKKVTGFSNTEEEAVGLTKVVPFLLEDALQSNGANYSKAADWQPYAVEDGLLITGQNPASSKLVAQKLLNQLNVKK; the protein is encoded by the coding sequence ATGAAGAAAATTGCATTACTTACCATTACAATATTAACTGCGAGTTGCCTGACAGCGACTGCTCAAAAACTAAATAAAAAAGGCATGAAAAAAGTATTATTTGTTGTTACTAGTCACGATAAACTAGGCAACACCGGAGAAAAAACAGGATTTTGGACCGAAGAATTTGCAGCACCTTATTATGAATTAACCGATAAAGGGGTTCAAATTGATATTGCAACGCCATTAGGAGGTCAGCCGCCAATTGATCCAAAAAGTGAAGATCCATCTGCCGCTACTGAAGACACCAAAAGATTCGATAACGACACCGCACTTCTTTCAAAACTAAAAAACACAAAAAAATTAGCCGATGTAAATCAAGCAGATTATGATGCGGTTTTTTACCCAGGAGGTCACGGTCCGCTTTGGGATTTAGCCGAAGACAAGACCTCAATCGCTTTAATTGAATCTTTTTACACACACAATAAACCCGTTGGTTTTGTTTGTCATGCTCCCGGAGCTTTGAAAAATGTGAAAGTAAATGGCGCTTTTTTAGTAAAAGGTAAAAAAGTAACTGGATTTTCTAATACAGAAGAAGAAGCCGTAGGCTTAACCAAAGTGGTTCCATTTTTACTGGAAGATGCTTTGCAATCAAATGGCGCAAACTATTCTAAAGCAGCTGACTGGCAACCTTATGCCGTTGAAGATGGCTTATTGATTACAGGTCAAAACCCAGCTTCATCTAAACTGGTTGCCCAAAAATTATTGAATCAATTAAACGTAAAAAAATAA
- a CDS encoding iron-containing alcohol dehydrogenase gives MLNFELYNPTNLVFGKGQIEKLPTLVPQGAKILLAYGGGSIFKNGIHEQIINNLKGFEIVEFSGIEPNPHFETLMKAVAIIKEQKIDFILAVGGGSVIDGVKFISAAVNFEGNPIDILQKRLLIKENAVPFGTVLTLPATGSEMNSGAVVTIEATQEKLAFGGSALFPKFSICDPTVIESLPKRQLQNGVVDAYTHVMEQYLTYPHEGYLQDRIAEGILQTLIEIGPKVVENPKDYALASNFMWSCTMALNGLIQKGVPSDWATHMIGHELTALYGIDHARTLAIIAPSLYKVMFETKKAKLAQYGKRIFNLEGTEDEIANEAINKTVEFFHKMGMQTKLSEYTEDYNKTADFIVNRFEERGWKGLGERQNITLDKVKSIVEMSY, from the coding sequence ATGTTAAACTTTGAATTATACAATCCTACCAATTTAGTTTTTGGAAAAGGGCAGATTGAAAAATTACCAACATTAGTCCCACAAGGTGCAAAAATCCTTTTGGCTTATGGCGGAGGAAGCATTTTTAAGAACGGAATCCACGAGCAAATAATCAACAATCTAAAAGGTTTTGAAATAGTAGAATTCAGCGGTATAGAACCCAACCCTCATTTTGAAACTTTGATGAAAGCAGTTGCGATCATTAAAGAACAAAAAATTGATTTTATTTTAGCTGTTGGTGGAGGCTCTGTGATTGACGGGGTGAAATTTATTTCAGCCGCAGTAAATTTTGAAGGAAACCCTATCGATATTCTTCAAAAACGTCTTCTAATAAAAGAAAATGCAGTGCCTTTTGGGACGGTCTTAACTTTGCCTGCAACAGGAAGTGAGATGAATTCTGGAGCTGTGGTAACTATTGAAGCTACCCAAGAAAAATTAGCTTTTGGTGGTTCGGCCTTATTTCCAAAATTCTCTATTTGTGACCCAACAGTAATCGAATCTTTACCAAAAAGACAATTACAAAATGGCGTTGTTGATGCCTACACCCATGTAATGGAACAATATTTAACTTATCCGCATGAAGGCTATTTACAAGATAGAATTGCCGAAGGAATCCTTCAAACCTTGATTGAAATAGGTCCCAAAGTAGTGGAAAATCCAAAAGACTATGCACTAGCCTCTAACTTTATGTGGTCGTGTACAATGGCTCTCAACGGATTAATCCAAAAAGGAGTTCCAAGCGATTGGGCCACACATATGATTGGTCATGAATTAACCGCTTTATATGGAATCGATCATGCACGTACATTGGCAATTATTGCTCCTAGTTTGTACAAAGTAATGTTTGAAACCAAAAAAGCAAAATTAGCTCAATACGGAAAACGTATTTTTAATTTAGAAGGAACGGAAGACGAAATCGCAAATGAGGCCATCAACAAAACCGTTGAATTTTTCCATAAAATGGGAATGCAAACTAAATTATCTGAATATACCGAAGACTATAATAAAACAGCTGACTTCATTGTAAATCGTTTTGAAGAAAGAGGCTGGAAAGGTCTTGGAGAGCGACAAAACATCACTTTAGACAAAGTAAAATCAATTGTAGAAATGAGTTACTAA
- a CDS encoding NAD(P)H-dependent glycerol-3-phosphate dehydrogenase — MTENLKFAVIGGGSWATAITKMLCVNLSEVSWYMRNESAIEHIKLHKHNPNYLSSVEFDTQKLKLTSDINEAVAYADYIIFAIPSAFLNGELEKLTVSLKDKIIFSAIKGIVPETSLIVGEHFHFQYDIPYYNIGVITGPCHAEEVALERLSYLTIACGDAQKASIVAKNLSGNYIKTKITDDIIGTEYAAMLKNIYAIAAGIAHGLGYGDNFQAVLMSNAIREMKKFIKKVHKMKRNINDSAYLGDLLVTGYSLFSRNRTFGNMIGKGYTVKSAMMEMSMVSEGYYATNSAYKLNQGYGAKTPIIDAVYEILYKGKEAKTIFKELTEKLD; from the coding sequence ATGACCGAAAATTTAAAATTTGCAGTAATTGGTGGTGGAAGTTGGGCAACAGCAATCACAAAAATGTTATGCGTAAATCTTTCCGAAGTTTCTTGGTATATGCGTAATGAATCTGCAATTGAGCATATAAAACTTCACAAACACAATCCTAATTATCTAAGTTCAGTTGAATTTGACACTCAAAAGTTAAAACTTACCAGTGATATTAACGAAGCAGTTGCATATGCTGATTACATTATTTTTGCTATACCATCCGCTTTTTTAAATGGTGAATTGGAAAAACTGACGGTCTCATTGAAGGACAAGATTATTTTTTCGGCAATCAAAGGTATTGTTCCAGAAACCAGTCTAATTGTTGGTGAACATTTCCACTTTCAATATGACATTCCTTACTATAATATCGGTGTAATAACTGGTCCTTGCCATGCCGAAGAAGTAGCTCTAGAGCGTTTATCATATCTAACAATTGCTTGTGGCGATGCTCAAAAAGCCTCAATAGTAGCCAAAAACTTGTCCGGGAATTATATTAAAACAAAAATAACGGATGACATTATAGGCACCGAATATGCGGCCATGCTAAAAAACATCTACGCCATTGCAGCCGGAATTGCCCACGGTCTGGGTTATGGTGATAATTTTCAGGCTGTGTTGATGAGTAATGCCATTCGAGAAATGAAAAAATTCATCAAGAAAGTACACAAAATGAAGCGAAACATCAATGATTCGGCTTATTTGGGTGATTTATTGGTAACGGGTTATTCGCTTTTTTCAAGAAACAGAACCTTCGGGAATATGATTGGTAAAGGTTATACTGTGAAAAGTGCCATGATGGAAATGAGCATGGTTTCTGAAGGCTATTATGCTACAAATAGCGCTTATAAACTCAATCAGGGTTATGGTGCCAAAACACCAATTATAGATGCCGTTTATGAAATTCTATACAAAGGAAAAGAAGCTAAAACTATTTTTAAAGAACTGACAGAGAAGCTGGATTAA